One Fuerstiella marisgermanici DNA window includes the following coding sequences:
- a CDS encoding NADH-quinone oxidoreductase subunit N, which translates to MFSDLINNLIAETTQHGLSYFSAELCLSGTIVVMLLLRLFSIDRFVPTFIVAMIGAAAAGACSLMQYGDLTETSVTFFGGMLRQDLFSVFFRVLLSLFLILTVALTVLTGVPDNEDAPDFYSLLFGATVGMMMMASANNLLILFLSVEMASVPSYVMVGFLKGRKPSSEASLKYVIYGAGAAGVMLYGISLIAGVLGTADMSLLAERLAIVATGESAGLGDPEVCTVALGVMLVMVGLAFKLSLVPFHFWCPDAFEGAPAEVAGFLSVASKAGAFALLIRFCMGLSGVPATQALMTAFGIGLGLIGALSSTFGNLAAYSQSNLKRLFAYSTIAHAGYMTMAVGAMIVMVNSDQAESLASGISQSLGGVLYYLAVYVFMNLGAFAVIALVRNYTFDENIDSFKGLMTQSPALCVCMALCIASLIGIPPLGGFFGKWMIFAAIYKAGQVHWAMYAILAIAALNAVFAVFYYVRVLKAMFLEERPAEARKVPLPSMEGAYVLVLAAMVIMLGVVPRLADGLVTSASDAGNAILTVFGG; encoded by the coding sequence GTGTTTTCTGATCTCATTAACAACCTGATTGCCGAAACCACTCAGCACGGACTCAGCTACTTCAGTGCAGAACTGTGTCTGAGCGGCACGATTGTGGTAATGTTGCTGCTGCGACTGTTCAGCATCGATCGCTTCGTACCGACTTTTATCGTGGCAATGATTGGTGCGGCCGCTGCCGGTGCCTGTTCGCTAATGCAATACGGCGACCTGACCGAAACGTCCGTCACCTTCTTCGGCGGCATGCTGCGACAGGACTTGTTCAGCGTGTTCTTCCGAGTCCTACTGTCTTTGTTTCTGATTCTGACAGTTGCCTTGACGGTTCTGACAGGAGTCCCCGACAACGAAGACGCTCCTGATTTCTATTCGCTGCTATTCGGCGCGACCGTCGGCATGATGATGATGGCCAGTGCCAACAACTTGCTGATTCTGTTCCTAAGCGTGGAAATGGCGAGTGTCCCCAGTTATGTGATGGTCGGCTTTCTGAAGGGCCGTAAGCCCAGCAGCGAAGCGTCATTGAAATACGTCATCTACGGTGCCGGTGCAGCCGGTGTCATGCTTTACGGGATCAGCCTGATTGCAGGAGTCCTTGGCACAGCAGACATGTCGTTGCTGGCAGAACGCCTGGCCATTGTGGCCACGGGAGAATCCGCTGGCCTGGGTGACCCGGAAGTCTGCACCGTTGCTTTGGGCGTCATGCTCGTAATGGTTGGCTTGGCCTTCAAGCTGTCTTTGGTACCGTTTCATTTCTGGTGCCCTGACGCGTTTGAAGGAGCCCCCGCCGAAGTGGCCGGCTTCCTGTCTGTCGCGTCAAAAGCCGGTGCATTCGCCCTGCTGATCCGCTTTTGCATGGGACTATCCGGCGTTCCTGCAACTCAAGCTCTGATGACCGCGTTCGGCATTGGGCTCGGATTGATCGGAGCGTTGTCATCCACTTTCGGAAATCTGGCCGCTTACAGTCAATCTAACCTGAAGCGACTATTCGCCTACTCAACAATCGCTCACGCTGGTTACATGACGATGGCCGTCGGTGCCATGATCGTAATGGTAAACAGCGATCAGGCAGAAAGTCTGGCGAGCGGAATTAGCCAAAGCCTCGGTGGGGTTCTTTATTACCTGGCAGTCTACGTGTTCATGAATCTGGGTGCGTTCGCAGTGATCGCTCTGGTTCGCAACTACACGTTTGACGAAAACATCGACAGCTTCAAAGGCCTGATGACGCAAAGTCCGGCTCTGTGTGTTTGTATGGCGTTGTGCATTGCCAGTCTGATCGGAATCCCACCACTGGGCGGATTCTTCGGCAAGTGGATGATTTTTGCGGCGATCTATAAAGCTGGCCAGGTCCATTGGGCCATGTACGCCATCCTTGCCATTGCCGCACTGAACGCGGTATTTGCCGTCTTCTACTACGTGCGAGTCCTGAAAGCCATGTTCCTGGAAGAACGGCCCGCCGAAGCCAGAAAAGTGCCTTTACCATCAATGGAAGGTGCCTACGTGTTGGTCCTCGCGGCCATGGTCATCATGCTGGGAGTCGTACCTCGACTCGCCGATGGATTGGTGACCAGTGCGAGTGATGCTGGCAACGCGATTCTGACAGTCTTCGGCGGCTGA
- the rbsK gene encoding ribokinase — MKPDTAAARPNILVVGSINMDLVARCSRLPLPGETLFGTSLHEISGGKGANQAVGAARLNANVSLIGRLGDDGFSSTLRNNLAENCVSVDHLLQTEDCSSGVAIINVEDSGQNCITVIPGANGRLTPDDIHTCESAFADASILMLQLEVPLETVLAAIALAKKHNVPVILDPAPALESFPAELLNVDYACPNETEASLLTGLPVNSVAEAEAAAKKLCALGVKHSIVTLGERGVVCCDQNGNLHHAKPPTVTVVDTTAAGDAFAAAFAVQVSQQRPIAEALSFACAAGAIAASREGAQPGMPTQADVERVCS, encoded by the coding sequence ATGAAGCCGGACACCGCCGCGGCGCGACCGAACATTCTGGTCGTGGGTTCCATCAACATGGACCTTGTCGCCCGTTGTTCACGATTGCCACTGCCCGGCGAAACGCTTTTCGGAACATCGCTTCACGAGATCTCCGGCGGTAAGGGAGCAAACCAGGCCGTCGGAGCAGCTCGGCTAAACGCCAACGTCTCACTGATCGGACGGCTGGGCGACGACGGGTTCAGTTCGACGTTGCGAAACAATCTGGCTGAGAACTGTGTCAGCGTCGATCACCTGCTGCAGACTGAAGACTGCAGCAGCGGCGTGGCCATCATCAATGTGGAAGACAGCGGGCAAAACTGCATCACCGTCATCCCCGGCGCGAACGGCCGACTGACGCCCGACGACATTCACACCTGTGAATCCGCCTTTGCAGACGCCAGCATTCTGATGCTGCAGTTGGAAGTACCGCTGGAAACTGTCCTTGCGGCAATTGCCCTCGCGAAAAAACACAATGTCCCTGTGATATTGGATCCCGCTCCGGCACTAGAATCTTTTCCGGCGGAATTGCTGAACGTGGACTACGCCTGTCCGAACGAAACCGAAGCGTCGCTGCTGACAGGATTGCCCGTCAACTCCGTGGCCGAAGCCGAAGCAGCCGCGAAAAAGCTGTGTGCCTTGGGAGTAAAACACAGCATCGTGACGTTGGGCGAACGCGGAGTCGTCTGCTGCGACCAAAACGGCAATCTGCATCACGCCAAACCGCCAACCGTAACGGTCGTCGATACGACGGCGGCCGGTGATGCCTTCGCCGCTGCCTTTGCCGTGCAAGTTTCACAGCAACGGCCAATTGCAGAAGCTTTGTCATTCGCATGTGCGGCCGGCGCGATCGCTGCCTCGCGCGAAGGTGCTCAGCCGGGGATGCCAACGCAGGCGGATGTCGAACGCGTCTGCAGCTAA
- a CDS encoding PQQ-binding-like beta-propeller repeat protein, with the protein MACVRTAFWLAVLPTILLPTSKAGDWPQILGPNRDGVAVGEQLLKSWPETGPETEWTAGVGDGFAGVAVKDNQVIVFHRTPSHEVVQALNAATGKEVWSSSFPCSYQSGMSSDSGPRCVPLIGDGQVFVLGVEGDLRCLDSATGKQVWHRDTSKDFSAPEGYFGVGSSPVFFKDRLIVNVGSRDNAAVVAFSTKNGETIWQAFQDTASYSAPVIATINGAAHAIVVTRLHTVSFNPDDGAIRFQFPFGARGPTVNGATPVVMGDHVFVSASYRVGSAWADVSSNKPEVKSLGEHFLATQYATPVAYGDVLFAVDGRQDVGTASLKCISPAQQKTLWTKTGFDYGTLVRVNDELLFLTCGGELIRIAADKTEYREVSRATVLPATPRGYRLPALSNGRLFVRGDRQLKCLRVGEGE; encoded by the coding sequence ATGGCGTGCGTCCGCACAGCTTTTTGGCTGGCCGTCCTTCCCACCATCCTGTTGCCAACCTCCAAGGCGGGAGACTGGCCTCAGATTCTGGGCCCCAACCGCGATGGCGTTGCGGTGGGGGAACAATTGCTGAAGTCGTGGCCGGAAACGGGCCCCGAAACTGAGTGGACGGCCGGAGTTGGCGACGGATTCGCGGGTGTCGCCGTCAAAGACAACCAGGTCATCGTGTTTCACCGGACGCCGTCGCACGAAGTGGTTCAGGCGCTGAATGCGGCAACCGGAAAAGAGGTTTGGTCCAGCAGTTTCCCTTGTTCGTATCAGTCCGGCATGTCCAGTGATTCGGGCCCGCGCTGCGTTCCTCTGATCGGTGACGGTCAGGTGTTCGTGCTCGGCGTAGAAGGCGACCTGCGATGTCTGGACAGCGCGACGGGCAAACAGGTCTGGCATCGGGACACGTCGAAAGACTTTTCTGCGCCGGAAGGTTACTTCGGCGTTGGCAGTTCGCCCGTATTCTTCAAAGACCGATTGATTGTCAACGTCGGAAGTCGCGACAACGCGGCGGTCGTCGCATTTTCCACGAAGAATGGCGAAACGATCTGGCAGGCCTTCCAGGATACAGCCAGCTATTCGGCGCCCGTCATCGCCACCATCAACGGCGCGGCGCATGCGATAGTGGTGACTCGCCTGCACACGGTGTCTTTTAACCCGGACGATGGAGCGATCCGTTTTCAGTTCCCGTTCGGTGCGCGGGGCCCCACGGTCAATGGGGCGACGCCGGTGGTGATGGGCGATCATGTTTTCGTGTCGGCCAGTTATCGAGTCGGCAGTGCCTGGGCGGACGTGTCGAGTAATAAGCCTGAAGTGAAGTCTCTGGGCGAACACTTTTTGGCCACTCAGTATGCGACACCCGTCGCCTACGGTGACGTGCTGTTTGCAGTTGACGGACGTCAGGACGTCGGCACGGCCTCATTAAAATGCATCTCACCAGCGCAGCAGAAAACGCTGTGGACGAAAACGGGCTTTGACTACGGCACGCTGGTTCGTGTTAACGACGAACTTCTGTTCCTGACCTGTGGCGGTGAGTTAATTCGCATCGCGGCCGACAAAACGGAATACCGTGAAGTCAGTCGAGCGACCGTGCTGCCGGCGACACCGCGAGGCTACCGACTTCCGGCACTCAGCAACGGCCGGCTTTTTGTGCGGGGCGACCGGCAACTGAAATGTTTGCGTGTGGGTGAGGGTGAATAG
- a CDS encoding AAA family ATPase, translating into MADKRDFEEFLTKFRKHHEVMVEELHKVVIGQDAVIDQILAAVFTGGHCLLVGVPGLAKTLLVSTIARLLDVEFRRIQFTPDLMPSDITGTNVLEETDQGRREFRFVEGPVFTNVLLADEINRTPPKTQAALLQAMQEREVSVGQTTYDLPEPFFVIATQNPIEQEGTYPLPEAQLDRFMFNVHVDYPTLDEEERILEATTSGEKAEVRKVLSAKAILYLQKQISQIVASPFIISYVTRLVRATRPGDEASPEFVRKLVDWGAGPRAGQYLIAGAKAMAAMGGRPNVTTDDVRRVAIPVLRHRVSTNFQAQAEGMSPEKLIEKLVAEVPEPNVPKYED; encoded by the coding sequence TTGGCCGACAAACGTGACTTTGAAGAATTCCTGACCAAGTTTCGCAAGCATCATGAAGTGATGGTTGAGGAACTTCACAAAGTGGTCATCGGTCAGGACGCCGTCATCGATCAGATTCTGGCGGCCGTTTTTACCGGCGGACACTGCCTGCTGGTCGGCGTTCCCGGACTGGCGAAGACGCTGCTGGTCAGCACGATCGCCAGGCTGCTGGACGTCGAATTCCGGCGCATTCAGTTTACGCCCGACCTGATGCCTTCCGACATTACAGGCACAAACGTGCTGGAAGAAACCGATCAGGGACGACGTGAATTCCGATTTGTCGAAGGTCCGGTGTTCACTAACGTTTTGCTGGCCGACGAAATCAACCGAACTCCGCCGAAGACTCAGGCGGCCCTGCTGCAGGCGATGCAGGAACGCGAAGTGTCGGTCGGTCAGACGACTTACGACCTGCCCGAACCGTTCTTCGTGATCGCGACGCAAAACCCGATTGAACAGGAAGGCACCTACCCGCTGCCGGAAGCTCAACTGGACCGCTTCATGTTTAATGTCCACGTGGACTATCCCACTTTGGACGAAGAAGAACGCATTTTGGAAGCGACGACGTCGGGCGAGAAAGCGGAAGTCAGGAAGGTACTGTCGGCAAAAGCGATCCTTTACCTGCAGAAACAGATCTCACAAATCGTCGCGTCGCCGTTCATTATCAGCTACGTCACTCGACTGGTTCGAGCAACCCGGCCGGGCGACGAAGCGTCACCGGAGTTCGTCAGAAAGCTGGTGGATTGGGGCGCTGGTCCTCGCGCGGGACAGTATCTGATCGCCGGTGCCAAGGCGATGGCGGCGATGGGCGGCCGCCCGAATGTCACCACGGACGACGTGCGGCGAGTCGCCATTCCCGTGCTGCGACATCGCGTTTCAACAAACTTTCAGGCGCAGGCCGAAGGTATGTCGCCAGAGAAACTCATCGAAAAACTCGTGGCCGAAGTGCCCGAACCGAATGTGCCAAAATATGAGGACTAA
- a CDS encoding IS110 family transposase: MAFYRTQHELYCGVDLHARRMYTCVIDSNGRTVFHKNLNCTPQDLEAALEPFRDRDIVLAVESTFNWYWLADACDELNIPFVLGHAYGMRSIHGGKTKNDKQDSLKIAQLLRGGNLPVAWAYPKAMRSQRDLCRRRCYFTRQRAELQAHVRSSCLQYNVAAPSGQLRYATHQEGLAEAFPTQASQLTIETDIAMINALTTQISRLEKTLVQMAQFDDAGMFYRLKAVPGIGDILALVILYEIGDLKRFRRAGDFLSYARLVPGQHSSAGKNYGSPGRKQGNPQLKWAFSEAVALLLRDSPATKAAFAKMEKRHGRGKALSILAARLGRAVYLVLKRGDIFSEREFLRLPDDARVDVPKPRRRRKAASKATQTSATGNA, from the coding sequence ATGGCTTTTTACCGTACTCAGCACGAACTTTATTGCGGCGTCGATCTGCACGCCAGGCGGATGTACACTTGTGTTATCGACTCCAATGGCAGGACCGTCTTCCATAAGAATCTGAACTGCACGCCGCAGGATTTGGAAGCGGCGCTGGAACCGTTTCGGGATCGAGACATCGTGCTGGCCGTCGAATCGACCTTCAACTGGTACTGGCTGGCCGATGCGTGTGATGAACTGAACATTCCGTTCGTGCTTGGTCACGCCTATGGCATGAGATCGATTCACGGCGGCAAGACGAAGAACGACAAACAGGATTCGCTCAAGATCGCTCAACTGCTGCGAGGCGGCAATCTTCCTGTTGCGTGGGCGTATCCGAAAGCTATGCGATCGCAGCGTGACCTGTGCCGACGACGATGTTACTTCACTCGGCAGCGAGCCGAACTGCAAGCGCACGTTCGCAGCTCGTGTCTGCAGTACAACGTCGCCGCGCCGAGCGGACAACTGCGCTACGCGACTCACCAGGAAGGGCTGGCGGAAGCGTTTCCCACGCAGGCTTCGCAACTGACGATCGAAACGGACATCGCCATGATCAACGCGCTGACAACGCAGATCTCGCGGCTGGAAAAGACGCTCGTGCAGATGGCTCAGTTTGACGATGCGGGAATGTTCTATCGACTCAAGGCAGTCCCTGGAATCGGCGATATTCTCGCGCTCGTCATCCTCTACGAAATTGGTGATCTGAAACGGTTTCGCCGCGCAGGAGATTTTCTTTCGTACGCTCGACTGGTGCCCGGTCAGCATTCTTCCGCCGGAAAGAACTACGGTTCGCCGGGGCGCAAACAGGGTAATCCGCAGTTGAAGTGGGCGTTCAGCGAAGCGGTGGCGCTGCTGCTGCGAGACAGCCCGGCCACCAAAGCGGCGTTCGCAAAGATGGAGAAACGTCATGGTCGCGGCAAGGCGCTTTCGATTCTGGCGGCGCGACTGGGCCGCGCCGTTTATCTGGTGCTCAAACGCGGCGACATTTTCAGCGAGCGCGAATTTCTGCGACTGCCGGACGACGCGCGCGTGGATGTTCCGAAACCTCGCCGACGTCGCAAGGCCGCATCGAAGGCCACGCAAACCTCGGCCACAGGGAACGCCTGA
- a CDS encoding ferritin-like domain-containing protein, giving the protein MTVQTDLALNNVLIDMARSFLQYVAESWPWVSPDGQSVENQVLVIAERQRQDVADIAALLNEREHFIDFGSFPTEYTDLQFIALEALFEPLHNSQATVLASIANALEQARTSGDTEAETLLTAIEIRQKEAAAALKELQQELDKQSGNAVKS; this is encoded by the coding sequence ATGACTGTTCAAACGGATCTAGCCCTAAACAACGTTCTTATTGACATGGCGCGCAGCTTTCTGCAGTACGTCGCAGAAAGCTGGCCGTGGGTAAGTCCCGACGGTCAGTCCGTTGAAAACCAGGTCCTGGTCATTGCCGAACGCCAACGTCAGGACGTGGCCGACATTGCCGCGTTGTTGAACGAGCGAGAACACTTCATCGACTTCGGCTCGTTTCCGACCGAGTACACCGATTTGCAGTTCATCGCGTTGGAAGCTCTATTTGAGCCACTCCACAACAGCCAGGCCACGGTACTCGCCAGCATTGCGAATGCATTGGAACAGGCCCGCACGTCCGGCGACACTGAAGCTGAAACCCTGCTTACGGCCATCGAAATCCGACAGAAGGAAGCGGCCGCCGCGCTGAAGGAATTGCAGCAGGAACTGGACAAGCAAAGCGGCAACGCTGTCAAGAGCTAG
- a CDS encoding nucleoside hydrolase, whose protein sequence is MKFTLSTFMLLGCVLAPAIAKEPVPLIFDTDIGNDVDDVLALAMIHSLETRGECELLAVTITKDHEQCAPFVDAVNTFYGRGDVAIGVCRSGVTPGKSKFNVLAAEKQGDRDRYPHDLRSGKDAPEAVPVLRKALASQKDGSVVIAQVGFSTNLADLLKSEADDISPLNGLQLVKQKVRLLSVMAGAFAPINGKDHYEYNIIKDIPAAQALAKSWPTQIVFSGFEIGLAAAYPAVSIDRDYEYVPHHPIKEAYYLYNPPPHNRPTWDLTSVLYAIYPDAGYFDVSDAGNVTVLDNGLTKFAKADGGQHHYLIMSEKQQPRVVEALVQLSSQPPETLHTLQAEQAR, encoded by the coding sequence ATGAAATTCACCCTGTCGACTTTTATGCTGCTTGGCTGCGTCCTTGCGCCAGCGATCGCCAAAGAGCCCGTGCCACTGATTTTTGACACGGACATCGGCAATGATGTCGACGACGTCCTGGCCCTCGCGATGATTCATTCGCTGGAAACGCGAGGCGAATGTGAATTGCTGGCTGTGACGATCACAAAAGACCATGAACAGTGTGCGCCCTTCGTCGACGCGGTTAACACGTTCTACGGTCGCGGTGATGTTGCGATCGGAGTTTGCCGCAGCGGCGTGACACCGGGCAAAAGCAAGTTCAATGTCTTGGCGGCCGAAAAGCAGGGCGATCGAGACCGCTATCCGCACGACCTTCGTTCGGGCAAAGACGCCCCTGAAGCCGTGCCGGTTTTGCGCAAAGCACTGGCGTCGCAAAAGGACGGCAGCGTCGTGATCGCTCAGGTTGGGTTTTCCACAAACCTGGCCGACCTGTTGAAGTCCGAAGCGGACGACATTTCGCCCCTTAACGGTCTGCAACTGGTGAAGCAAAAAGTGCGTCTATTGTCTGTTATGGCTGGCGCCTTCGCACCCATCAATGGCAAAGATCACTACGAATACAACATCATCAAAGACATTCCTGCGGCCCAGGCATTGGCGAAGTCCTGGCCGACGCAAATTGTGTTTAGCGGATTCGAAATCGGACTGGCCGCCGCTTATCCGGCAGTCAGCATCGACCGGGACTATGAATACGTGCCTCATCACCCAATCAAAGAGGCCTACTATCTGTACAACCCGCCGCCCCACAATCGCCCCACATGGGATCTCACCAGTGTGCTGTACGCAATCTATCCAGACGCCGGCTACTTTGATGTGTCAGACGCGGGCAACGTCACAGTGTTGGACAATGGGCTGACAAAGTTCGCGAAGGCAGACGGTGGTCAGCATCACTATCTGATCATGTCGGAAAAACAACAGCCGCGAGTGGTTGAAGCGTTGGTGCAGTTATCCAGCCAGCCGCCGGAAACTCTACACACGCTGCAGGCGGAGCAGGCTCGATGA
- a CDS encoding complex I subunit 4 family protein, with protein MTPEILLSAIIFLPAIGALILALGFDGKAVEPIRMFSLAVTVVTFGLTLMLWSQFDYDVAGIQMSVVGRWIPAWNIYYRLGVDGISLPLVVLTSFITMLAAGASWSINKQHKGYFILFLLLETGMLGVFLALDFFLFFVFWEVMLLPMYFLIGIWGGARKEYAAIKFFLYTFAGGVMMLIAILMFYFTSGGGEHSFNLIELANAAAGTSTEITTLNPSMQITAFVLLFIGFAIKLPAFPVHTWLPDAHVEAPTPISMILAGVLLKLGGYGIIRIAFPLCPYGAAYAAYALVAIGVISIIYGAFAALAQTDFKRLVAYSSVSHMGYVLIGLGVWKIVDGTTYRPDFWLQGVNGAMFQMIAHGISSAGMFFMVGVIYDRVHHRDLNKFGGLMARMPLYSGLAFGLFFAGLGLPGLCGFIGEIFVVLATWSYSPVLAIIAASGVIFTAGYILWALQRVYLGAEYTGPHSEDITPINGRETTIAGTLLAMAIILGVIPNSLFSVMEKSTASLVDTMQVGYDKALVDIAADEEEVAATVSQVQVLK; from the coding sequence ATGACTCCAGAAATTCTGCTCTCCGCAATCATCTTCCTTCCCGCCATCGGCGCGCTGATTCTGGCGTTGGGTTTCGACGGCAAAGCGGTCGAACCAATCCGCATGTTTTCACTGGCCGTGACCGTGGTGACATTCGGCTTGACGCTGATGCTGTGGTCTCAGTTCGACTATGACGTCGCGGGAATTCAGATGTCCGTGGTCGGAAGATGGATTCCGGCATGGAACATCTACTACCGACTTGGTGTCGACGGAATCAGTCTGCCGCTGGTTGTGCTGACAAGTTTCATCACCATGCTGGCCGCCGGGGCATCATGGAGTATCAACAAACAGCATAAGGGCTACTTCATTCTGTTTCTGCTTTTGGAAACCGGAATGCTGGGCGTCTTTTTGGCTCTGGACTTCTTCCTGTTCTTCGTGTTCTGGGAAGTCATGCTCCTGCCGATGTACTTCCTGATCGGTATCTGGGGAGGGGCTCGCAAAGAATACGCCGCGATCAAGTTCTTCCTGTACACGTTCGCGGGTGGCGTGATGATGCTGATCGCGATCCTGATGTTCTACTTCACCAGTGGTGGTGGCGAACACAGCTTCAACCTGATCGAACTTGCGAATGCGGCTGCAGGCACCAGTACAGAAATCACCACACTGAACCCATCGATGCAGATCACAGCCTTCGTGCTGCTGTTCATTGGTTTCGCGATTAAACTTCCCGCGTTTCCCGTACATACTTGGTTGCCGGATGCTCACGTCGAAGCCCCCACGCCTATTAGTATGATTCTGGCTGGAGTTCTCTTGAAGCTGGGCGGCTACGGTATCATCCGGATCGCTTTCCCACTGTGTCCTTACGGAGCGGCCTACGCGGCTTATGCATTGGTCGCGATTGGTGTCATCAGCATTATCTATGGTGCCTTCGCAGCGTTGGCACAGACCGACTTCAAGCGACTTGTGGCATACAGTTCTGTTAGCCACATGGGCTACGTATTGATCGGCCTTGGCGTCTGGAAGATCGTCGACGGGACCACATATCGGCCTGACTTCTGGCTACAGGGGGTCAACGGGGCCATGTTCCAGATGATCGCTCACGGAATATCTTCCGCAGGTATGTTCTTCATGGTCGGCGTGATCTACGACCGCGTTCATCACCGCGATCTGAACAAGTTTGGTGGCCTGATGGCACGAATGCCGCTGTACAGTGGACTGGCCTTCGGACTGTTCTTTGCGGGTTTGGGCCTGCCAGGACTTTGCGGATTCATCGGTGAGATCTTCGTTGTGCTTGCAACGTGGAGCTACAGCCCGGTGTTGGCCATCATTGCGGCCAGCGGCGTGATCTTCACGGCTGGATACATTCTGTGGGCACTACAGCGAGTCTATCTGGGGGCTGAGTACACAGGCCCGCATTCTGAAGACATCACTCCGATCAACGGACGAGAAACGACAATCGCCGGAACGCTTCTGGCAATGGCCATTATTCTCGGCGTCATTCCAAACAGCCTTTTCAGTGTGATGGAAAAGTCGACAGCTTCGCTTGTTGACACGATGCAGGTCGGTTACGACAAGGCACTGGTCGACATCGCAGCTGATGAAGAAGAGGTAGCAGCGACTGTCAGTCAGGTGCAGGTCCTGAAGTAA